One part of the Polyangiaceae bacterium genome encodes these proteins:
- a CDS encoding enoyl-CoA hydratase/isomerase family protein has protein sequence MEFSDIEVVDHRLPDSDALVRELRLARPAKKNAFSVGLASDLALAVRQADELSEVRAILVTAQGDVFSAGADLSLFLGQSPDVGERGPDSLTAPDRVHECLQACRTPLIAVVAGKAVGMGVTLLPHFDLVYASERASFDCPFVKLGLVLEFGSSFSLPRLIGRQRTNELMLRAKPIDAQTAERWGLVTRLFPHDSLFQSALEIAQDIARLPPGGVQKTKALIRQGEQTAEWSACLAAEDGVLQSCYGSDENVRAAMEFFSRKG, from the coding sequence ATGGAGTTTTCTGACATCGAGGTTGTCGATCATCGGCTCCCGGATTCGGACGCCTTGGTTCGCGAGCTTCGGCTCGCGCGCCCAGCGAAGAAGAACGCATTTTCAGTCGGCTTGGCGAGCGACCTAGCTCTTGCCGTACGGCAAGCGGACGAGTTGAGCGAGGTGCGCGCCATCCTCGTAACCGCCCAGGGCGATGTGTTCAGCGCGGGTGCGGATCTCAGCCTGTTTCTTGGTCAGAGTCCTGATGTCGGAGAACGCGGGCCGGACTCCCTAACCGCCCCTGACCGCGTTCATGAGTGCCTTCAAGCATGTCGTACGCCTTTGATCGCGGTGGTCGCAGGCAAGGCCGTTGGCATGGGCGTCACGTTGCTCCCCCATTTCGACCTGGTCTACGCGTCGGAGCGCGCGAGCTTCGATTGTCCGTTCGTGAAGCTGGGGTTGGTGCTCGAGTTCGGGAGTTCGTTCTCGCTGCCCCGGTTGATTGGACGCCAGCGCACCAATGAGCTGATGCTGCGCGCGAAACCCATCGATGCGCAGACGGCTGAGCGGTGGGGGCTCGTCACGCGGCTCTTCCCCCATGACTCGCTGTTCCAGAGCGCCTTGGAAATCGCCCAGGACATCGCGAGGCTACCTCCGGGCGGCGTGCAGAAGACCAAGGCGCTCATCCGCCAAGGGGAGCAGACGGCGGAGTGGAGCGCTTGCTTGGCGGCGGAGGATGGGGTGCTTCAGAGCTGCTACGGATCCGACGAGAACGTGCGAGCGGCCATGGAGTTTTTCAGTCGCAAGGGCTGA